The Montipora capricornis isolate CH-2021 chromosome 3, ASM3666992v2, whole genome shotgun sequence genome window below encodes:
- the LOC138043100 gene encoding neurofilament medium polypeptide-like — translation MQKWRTFKQKTPSGYRGLSRGSPKQQRGQSGPAARTSHDVEAAKSRPNISGPILNNTTRNQKDVTLKRGALGSSKPSSEPAKQDQPDAQPLVAFKPTPNKPEKPASEKEESTTKYLPPKLRNREWPPKDDKRASLNRVSSPTGISNHVKPIRPKSHAGILDKPAVPPLPSGRGPVKPAKPSRPESLAGVIDKREPAKPLKPKRPESHAGVIDKPVAPSWKKNVSQSSTSNKKLQATDAVNPPNILGRPPLRAVDSRFPKQSSEERPASLPLNPSDLKKAGLASGSKKPSSFSSADNKPNKVALKPPGPIPPRPGAKPT, via the exons ATGCAGAAATGGCGCACATTCAAGCAGAAAACACCGAGCGG TTACCGAGGTCTGTCCAGGGGCTCTCCTAAGCAACAAAGAGGGCAGAGTGGACCAGCCGCTCGCACTAGTCACGATGTGGAGGCCGCAAAATCGAGACCCAATATTTCGGGACCAATCCTTAACAATACAACGCGAAATCAGAAGGATGTTACTTTAAAACGCGGTGCCCTTGGTTCTAGTAAACCTTCAAGTGAACCTGCCAAACAAGATCAACCAGATGCACAGCCATTAGTAGCTTTCAAACCAACGCCAAACAAACCTGAAAAACCTGCTTCGGAAAAGGAGGAAAGTACTACAAAGTATTTGCCACCAAAACTGCGAAATCGAGAATGGCCTCCCAAAGATGACAAGAGAGCTTCTTTGAATCGCGTGTCTAGTCCAACAGGGATTAGTAATCATGTCAAACCTATTCGACCGAAAAGCCATGCGGGAATATTAGACAAACCCGCTGTTCCCCCTCTCCCGTCAGGGAGAGGGCCAGTCAAACCCGCTAAACCTTCACGACCTGAAAGCCTCGCGGGTGTGATTGACAAACGCGAACCTGCAAAGCCGTTGAAGCCGAAACGCCCAGAAAGTCACGCGGGAGTGATTGACAAACCGGTTGCTCCTTCTTGGAAAAAGAACGTATCACAAAGTTCTACGAGCAATAAAAAGCTGCAAGCCACAGATGCTGTTAATCCACCTAACATTCTCGGTAGGCCTCCATTGAGGGCTGTTGACTCTCGATTTCCCAAACAATCATCAGAGGAAAGGCCGGCCTCGCTGCCTCTTAACCCATCTGACTTGAAAAAAGCAGGACTTGCCTCAGGGAGCAAAAAACCTTCCTCTTTCTCTTCGGCTGATAACAAACCCAATAAGGTCGCTCTCAAGCCTCCTGGACCCATTCCTCCGCGACCTGGAGCAAAACCGACTTGA
- the LOC138043091 gene encoding DELTA-alicitoxin-Pse2b-like, with amino-acid sequence MIVQTLLLLCLSATLKGVLANNDSDTFELGKGINLRKVNLLSDFQEHEASVFEELPSSCFKRSELHYSGSHFDYYASTKAFYSKTAVEAGLDASLQSTFTLGATLSSVIQTKDSKTNEVSGMSLNVRALTEKIFVKKDCLDDIDVSTLTKRLLKEFEGLPLTFDKPWLANSWKPYYNFLETFGSHVITSVKRGSSIKQTSFAESSKSYSQRDFQVKSCVSLAGPTSVGKVGVEACANVSQSEASSASHMNTVDKLIVRGGTKETRNALFKQRTEELIEKLMNEADESDSAVEHSFRPIWDILQSRFETGSDNYIRAVNLQYYYLGYLNYGCSPTESGNVQLQKFDYTRDSTKGSPEFECSLASEGCHNNNDCHYRVGIKCACYGKTCVRYKEEKQDNGVPKHIPYANSDKKWGKHGCKWKVAGFKCHCRNDNLRVRKVKWRMPSRDAVQKGVRPNVAHHSSTKLSRDQVRNDSKAEIKSYNVGNI; translated from the coding sequence ATGATCGTGCAAACACTGCTCCTCCTCTGCCTGTCAGCCACATTGAAAGGTGTCTTAGCGAACAATGATAGCGACACATTTGAGCTTGGAAAAGGGATCAATCTGCGAAAGGTCAACTTGTTGAGTGACTTTCAGGAACATGAGGCGAGCGTGTTCGAAGAATTGCCTTCCAGCTGCTTCAAAAGATCAGAGCTTCACTATTCAGGCAGTCATTTTGACTACTACGCAAGCACCAAAGCATTCTACTCCAAGACGGCCGTTGAAGCTGGTTTGGACGCATCACTGCAGTCTACATTCACTCTTGGAGCCACGCTAAGCAGCGTTATCCAGACGAAAGATTCAAAGACCAACGAAGTAAGTGGAATGTCTCTAAACGTCCGAGCATTGACGGAAAAGATCTTCGTAAAGAAGGATTGTTTGGATGACATCGATGTCTCCACTCTAACGAAGCGTCTTCTGAAGGAATTCGAAGGTCTTCCCTTAACATTTGACAAGCCTTGGCTCGCAAACTCCTGGAAGCCATACTACAATTTCTTGGAGACGTTCGGTTCCCATGTTATAACGTCCGTAAAGCGTGGATCAAGTATCAAGCAGACATCCTTTGCGGAGAGTTCCAAATCATACAGTCAGAGAGACTTTCAGGTGAAGAGCTGCGTTTCACTCGCAGGGCCTACCAGTGTTGGCAAAGTCGGCGTTGAAGCGTGTGCAAATGTCAGCCAAAGTGAAGCATCAAGTGCAAGCCACATGAACACGGTAGACAAACTCATCGTCCGCGGAGGGACCAAAGAAACCCGTAACGCGCTGTTCAAACAGAGGACGGAAGAACTGATTGAGAAGTTGATGAATGAAGCTGACGAGTCAGACTCCGCTGTGGAGCACAGTTTCAGACCAATTTGGGACATTCTACAAAGCCGCTTCGAGACAGGATCAGACAACTACATCAGAGCTGTAAACCTGCAGTATTACTACCTTGGTTACTTGAATTATGGCTGTTCACCTACAGAAAGTGGTAATGTACAGCTGCAAAAATTCGACTACACCAGAGATTCGACCAAGGGTTCCCCTGAATTTGAGTGCTCTTTGGCTTCAGAGGGGTGCCACAACAATAACGATTGTCACTACAGAGTGGGAATCAAGTGCGCCTGCTACGGTAAAACTTGCGTTCGCTACAAGGAAGAGAAACAAGACAACGGGGTCCCCAAGCATATTCCATACGCAAACTCAGACAAGAAATGGGGAAAGCATGGCTGTAAATGGAAAGTGGCTGGATTTAAGTGTCACTGCCGCAACGACAACCTTCGGGTGCGTAAAGTGAAATGGAGGATGCCAAGCAGAGATGCCGTTCAGAAAGGTGTCAGGCCTAATGTTGCTCACCATAGCTCGACGAAGCTAAGCCGTGATCAAGTTCGAAATGATTCAAAAGCTGAGATCAAATCCTACAATGTTGGCAACATTTAG